CATCGCCGTCGCTGCCGCCGAGGCCGCCGTCGGTCTCGCCCTGGTCATCGCGATTTATCGCCACCAGAAGAGCATCCGGCTCCAGGAAGCCGCTCAACTCAAAGGCTGAGCCATGACACTCTCCGCCCAATATCTCTGGCTCATCCCGGCGCTCCCGCTCGCTTCCGCCGCCATCGGCTCACTCACGCCCCGCAAAGGCCGCGCGATCGCCGCCGGCGCCGCCATCCTGTCGATGGCCGCGGCGTTCGTCGTGTCGTGCTTTGCGCTGAAGGGCGCGCTCGCGCACCCCGCCGCGCACCAAGTCTACAACTTCGAGTGGTTCGACCTCGGCACCGGCGCGCTGCGCCTCGGCTTCCTGCTCGATCCGCTGACCGCGTTCATGTGCGCGATGGTCACCTTCGTCGGCCTGCTGATCTTCATCTTCAGCACCGGCTACATGAAGGAGGACGCGAACTTCAAACAGTTCTTCTGCTTCCTCAGCCTGTTCGCCGCCGCGATGCTCGGCCTGCTCGTCGCCAACAGCCTGCTGCTGCTCTTCATCTGCTGGGAGCTCGTCGGCCTCGCCTCGTATCTGCTCATCGGCTTCTGGTTCCACAAACCGTCCGCCGCCGCCGCGGCGAAAAAAGCCTTCATCACGACACGCATCGGCGACCTCGGCTTCCTCCTCGGCATCCTCTGGCTGCAACACGCCGGCGGCACGCTGCTGTTCTTCGACGCCGGCAAGGGCGCGCTCGAGTCCTCCGTGCTCCAGACGCTCCTCGGCCAACAAGTCTGCGGCGGCCTCGCGCTCTCGACCGCCATCGGCCTCCTCATCTTCTGCGGTGCAGTCGGCAAGTCCGGCCAATTCCCGCTGCACGTCTGGCTCCCCGATGCGATGGAAGGCCCGACACCGGTCTCCGCGCTGATCCACGCCGCGACGATGGTCGCCGCCGGCGTGTTCCTCATCGCCCGCGTTTACCCGTTGATGGCGATCGACCAGATGCTGGCCAACGTCCCGGTGCATGCGCTGACCGTCGTCGCCTTCATCGGCGCCATCACCGCGCTCATGGGCGCCGTCATCGCCGTCGCGCAAAACGACATCAAGCGCATCCTCGCCTTCTCCACCGTCTCGCAGCTCGGCTACATGATGCTCGCGATCGGCGTCGGCTCGTGGACCGCTGCGATCTTCCACCTGCTCACGCACGCCTTCTTCAAGGCCCTGCTCTTCCTCGGCGCCGGCTCGGTCATCCACGCCGCGCACCACGAGCAGGACATCCGCGCGCTCGGCGGCCTCTCGGGCAAGATGCGGACCACGTTCTACACCTTCGCCATTGGCACCATGTCTCTCGTCGGCGTGCCGCTGTTTTTCTCCGGCTTCTGGTCCAAGGAAGCGGTCCTCCACGCCGCGCACTCGTGGGACGTTTCCCATCTTCCCTTCTACGCCGCTCTTATCGGCGTCGTCCTGACCGCATTCTACAACACCCGCCTTATGGCCGAGGTTTTCTTCGGTAAACCTCGCTCGCACGCCTCCGAGCAGGCGCACGAGAACGGCTCAGCGATGACCATTCCGCTCATCATCCTCGCCACCTTTGCCCTGACGCTCGGTTTCCTCGGCACGCCCGCCTACCCGTGGCTGCAAGCGATCCTGCAAGGCCAGCACGGAGCGCACTTCAACTTTGACCATCTCTTCGAAGGCGCCGGCCTCATGGGAGCGTCCGTCGTCCTCGTCGCCGTCGGCATCGGTGCCGGCTGCGCGATCTACGCCCGCCGCCCGCGCGCCGACGCTGCCGCTGCTGATCCGATCGAGAAACGTTTCCCCGGCGTCTTCGCGGCACTCGGTGCCCGTCTCGGCTTCGACGAACTCTACGCCGCCACCGCCTTCAAGGCCAACGCCGCCCTCGCCGCGTTCTCCGACTGGACCGACCGCTATGTCTGGGACGGCGCCGTGCGCCTCCTCGCCGGACTCGGCGAGTTCACCGGCGTCGTCAACCGCGACACCGATGAACAGGGCCTCAACGGCGGCTTCAACTCCGCGGCGGAAAGCCTCCGCGCCACCGGCATCGCTTACTCGAAGCGGCAAACCGGCAGCGCCCACGGCTACCTGCGCACGCTGGTCCTCGGTTTCGTGATCGTCCTTCTCGTCGTCATCTTCGGAGGTGCGCGATGAAAAACCGGATTTTCAACACAGAGAGCACAGAGCACACGGAAAAACGCTCCGGCTCCCAGCCTCTCTGTGTCCTCTGCGACCTCTGTGTTAAACCTGTCTTTCTGTTCGGAGGATTGAGCGCATGAACTCCCTCCCGCTCCTCTCGCTCATCATCTTCGTGCCGTGGGCCGGCGCGCTCCTGCTCGCGCTCCTGCCCAAGCTGCCCGCCGGCCCGACGCGCCTCATCGCGCTGTTCGTCAGCCTCTCGACTCTCGCGCTCGGCACGACCGTCCTCTCCGGCTTCGATCCGGCCGCCGGCCTGCAATTCGTCGAGAAACACGCGTGGATCTCCGCGCTCGGCGTGAACTACCACCTCGGCGTCGACGGCCTCAGCCTCGTGCTCGTGCTGCTCACCGGCATCATCGCGCCGGTCGCGCTCTTCGGCACGATCCGCATCGCGAAACAGCCGTCGCTCTACGCCGCGCTGTTCCTCTTCCTGCAAGGCGCGGCGCTCGGCGTGTTCCTCGCGCTGGATTTCTTCCCGTGGTTCATCTTCTGGGAACTGAGCCTCGTGCCGGCCTTCTTCCTGATCAAACTCTGGGGCGGCCCGGGCGCGACGCGCGCGGCCTACCAGTTCGTGATCTACACCATCGGCGGCAGCGCGTTCATGCTGATGGCGTTCGCGGCGCTCTTCGCGGCCGCGGGCACATTCGACTTCGTGCAACTCGCCGCGCTTGCCAAGTCCGGCGCGCTCGCCGCGAAGCTCGCCGCGGTCGGCGGCTACTGGCCGCACCTCGTTTTCCTCGGCGTGTTCCTCGGCCTCGCCGTCAAGGTCCCGCTCTTCCCCTTCCACACCTGGCTGCCTTCGGCCTACGCCGAGGCGCCGACGGGCGCGTCGATGTTCCTCACCGGCGTGATGTCGAAGATGGGCGTCTACGGCTTCCTGCGCATCCTCTGGCCGATCTTCCCGGCTGACCTGCACGCCGCCGCGCCCTGCCTCATCTGGCTCGCCGTCGCCGGCGTCGTCCTCGGTGCTTACGCGGCGATCAAGCAGACCGACCTCAAGCGCATGGTCGCCTACTCGTCGGTCAACCACTTGAGCTACTGCCTGCTCGCGCTCTTCGCCGTCGCCCTCGCCGGCAAGCCCGGTGAAGCCTCCGCTTCCGCCCTCAGCGGCGCGATCCTCCAGATGTTCAACCATGGCCTCTCCGCCGCCGCGCTGTTCTTCTGTGTCGGTGCGCTCGAAAGCCGTGCCGGTGGTCGCCGCGGCCTCGATGACTTCGGCGGCGTGCGCACTGCGGCCCCGGTGTTCGCGGCGCTGTGCGGCATCTCGATGTTTTCCTCGCTCGGTCTCCCCGGCCTGAACGGCTTCGTCGGCGAGTTCCTCATCTTCCGCGGCGTCTTTGGCCTCGCGCCGATGACCGCGGCGGTCTCGACGCTCGGCCTGCTGGCCACCGCGCTCTTCCTCCTGACGTTCTGGCAACGCGTGTTCCATGGCCCGGCCAAGGGTGCCGGGACTAACTTCCGCGAACTCGACACCACCGAGAAGCTCACGCTCGTGCCGCTGATCGCGCTGATGTTCGTGCTCGGTCTGCTCCCGCAGCTCCTCGCCGGCCTGTTCAACCCGCTCGTCACCACGTGGGTCTCTCATCTTCCGTAATGAACGCGCTTCCCTGCACCATCTACGTGTCCTTCGCCGGCGCCGCGCTCGCGCTGCTGGCTGGCGCGCGCTCGGCGCAACTGGCGCGCATCGTGGCCCTCGTCACCGCGCTCACCGCGTTCGGCCTCGCGCTCTGGGCCGGCGCACATTTCACGCCGACCAACTCGCTCCAGACGCTCGTTGATGCACCGTGGATCGCCGAACTCGGTGTCCGCTATCATCTCGCGGCCGACGGCATCAGCATGACGCTGATGGTGCTCACCGGCCTCGCCGCAACGGTCGGCGTGCTGTTCTCCTGGAACATCGAGGAGCGCGTCGGCGAATTCTTCGCCCTCTACCTCGCGCTCATCGGCGGCGTGTTCGGCGTGTTCCTCAGCGCGGACGCGTTCGTGTTCTTCGTCTTCTACGAGATCGCGATCGTCCCGAAGTATTTCCTCATCGCGAACTGGGGCTCCACCAACCGCGAATACGGCGCGATGAAGCTCGTGCTCTACTCCTTCGCGGGCAGCGCGCTCGTGATGGCCGGCCTGCTCTGGGCCTACGCCGCGTCGGGCGGCTCGAGCTTCGCGCTCTCCGACCTCGCGCTCGCGGCCACGCAGTTCACGCGCTTCGAGCAGCTCGGCATGTTCGCCCTCGTGTTCACCGGCTTCGCGGTGCTCGCGGGCATGTTCCCCTTCCACACGTGGGCGCCCACCGGCCACGTCGCCGCCCCGACCGCCGCCTCGATGCTGCTCGCCGGCGTCGTGATGAAGCTCGGCGCCTACGGCTGCCTGCGCGTCGCGATGGCGACGTTCCCAACCGGCCTCGCGTATTTCGCGCCGGTCATCGCGTGGCTCGCCATCATCGGCATCGTCTACGCCGGCCTCATCGCGCTGGTGCAGGAGGACTTCAAGTTCGTCATCGGCTACTCGAGCGTCAGCCACATGGGCTTCGTGCTCCTCGGCCTCGCCGCCGCCAACTCCGTCGCCGTCAGCGGCGCGGTGCTGCAGATGTTTTCGCACGGCATCATCGCCGGACTGCTCTTCGCGGTCGTCGGCCGCATGGTTTACGAGCGCACGCACACGCGTAAGCTCGCCGACCTGCGCGCCATGCCGCTGCACAAGCTCCTGCCTTTCGCCGCCGTCGTTTTCGTCATCGCCGGCCTCGCCTCGATGGGCATGCCGGGCTTCAGCGGTTTCCCCGCCGAGCTCACGATCCTCGTCGGCACGTGGAAAACCAAGCCGCTCTGGGCGCTCGTCGCCGCGACCGGCGTTCTCATCGCCGCCGCCTTCACGCTGCGCGCGATCCAAGTCTCCTTCTTCGGCAAGACCGACGCGACGCCGGCGTCCGCTCCCGCACACGGCCACGGCGCGCACGCGCATGAATTTCCGCCCATCACCTGGGCCGAGAAAGCCGGCGCGATTCTCCTGATCGCGGCGATGGTTTATCTCGGTCTGAATCCCGACGCGCTGCTCGACTGGATCCGGCCCGCGCTCGAATCGCCGCTTTTCCGCGCGGCGCTGACGGGAGGTGCGTCATGAACGGCTTGAGCTACGCTGAACTCTTCCGGGCCTTCCTGCCCGAAACCGCCCTCACGCTCGGCGCACTGATCGTGCTCGGCTTCGATCTCGCCACCGGCCGCGGCAAGGACACCGCCGCGCGCCTGCGCCCCGCCGTTTTCATCGGCATGCTGGCGATCGTCGCGGCGCTCTACGGCTCGCTCCAAGCCGGCATCGACACCACCGCCTTCGGCGGCGTCTTCTCGCTGGACCGCCTCACACTCGCCGCACGCCTTGGCGTTCTCCTGCTCGCGTGGCTCACGCTTGGACTGCTGAACGACGTCGTCACGCTGCGTCACCCCGCCGAATACGTCGCGGTCCTCCTCCTTGCCACCGCCGGCTTCACGCTCATGGCCGGTGCGCAACAACTCCTCGTCGCCTTCCTCGCGCTCGAACTCGCCAGCATCTCGCTCTACGTCCTCGCGGGCTGGGACAAGTCGTCTCCGCAATCCGCCGAGGCCGCGCTGAAATATTTTCTCTTCGGCGCGATGTCGGCGGCATTCCTCCTCTTCGGCTTCAGCCTGCTCTACGGCGCCACCGGCTCGATCGACCTGCCGGTTATCGCGATCCACATTTCGCTCCAAGGCATGACGCCGCTCGTGGTCGTGGCGCTGGCGATGATCATCGTCGGCTTCGGCTACAAGGCCGCCGCCGCGCCGTTTCACCTCTGGGCACCCGACGCCTACCAAGGCGCGCCGGCCTCCTCCGCCGCGCTCATCGCCTCCGCGTCGAAACTCGCCGGCTTCGCCCTTTTCTTGCGCCTGCTCTGGCCCGGCCTCGGCTTCACCGCCGGCCGCATCAGCGAACTCCCACTCGTCGTCGGCTGGACGCCCATGGTCGCACTCCTCGCGCTCGCCTCGCTGCTCGTCGGTAACTTCGGCGCCCTCGCCCAATCCAACGTCCGCCGCCTCCTCGCCTATTCGGCCATCGCCCACGCGGGCGCGATGCTACTCGGCGTCGTCGCTGCCGGCCGCGCGGGTCCGGGCCCGGTCTTCTACTACGCTGCCACCTACGGCCTCGCGACCGTCGGCTGCTTCGGCGTCGTCGCCATTGTCGAACGCGCCGGTCGCTGCCAGGACCTCACCGATCTCGCCGGCCTCTACAAGCGTTCACCGCTGCTCGCCGGCTGTCTTGCGGTCTTCGTGCTCTCGCTCGCCGGCGTGCCGCCGCTGGCCGGCTTCTTCGGCAAATTCTCGGTCTTCGCTTCCGCGCTGAAACTCTCCGGCCTGAACGGCCCGACCGGCTGGCTCACGCTCGCCGCGATCGCTCTCAGCGCCGTGGGCCTCTACTATTATTTGCTCATCCTGAAGCAGGCGCTCGTCGCCGCGCCGAAGGAAAACGCCACCGCCAAGATCAACGTCCCGGTCCAAGCCGGCCTCGCGCTCCTCATCGCGAGCACGCTGATCGTCCTCTTCGGCCTCTTCCCCTCGAAGATCCTGCAACTCTTCGGCTGAGTCGGGACGCCTAGTGCGTCACCGGCAGTAGAAACAGAATCGCCGTGAGCAAGTGGCACGTGCTGCCGCCGAGCACGAGCGCATGCCACGTGGCGCGGTGGAAGCGCAGCCGCTGCCAGAAATAGAAGATCGCACCCACGCCGTAACACGCGGCGCCCGCGACAAGCAGCCACAGCGCCGCCGGCGGCAGCGTCGCGATCACGCCGCCCATCGCGACCAGGATCGTCCAGCTCACAAACAGCC
This portion of the Candidatus Didemnitutus sp. genome encodes:
- a CDS encoding NADH-quinone oxidoreductase subunit M, producing MNALPCTIYVSFAGAALALLAGARSAQLARIVALVTALTAFGLALWAGAHFTPTNSLQTLVDAPWIAELGVRYHLAADGISMTLMVLTGLAATVGVLFSWNIEERVGEFFALYLALIGGVFGVFLSADAFVFFVFYEIAIVPKYFLIANWGSTNREYGAMKLVLYSFAGSALVMAGLLWAYAASGGSSFALSDLALAATQFTRFEQLGMFALVFTGFAVLAGMFPFHTWAPTGHVAAPTAASMLLAGVVMKLGAYGCLRVAMATFPTGLAYFAPVIAWLAIIGIVYAGLIALVQEDFKFVIGYSSVSHMGFVLLGLAAANSVAVSGAVLQMFSHGIIAGLLFAVVGRMVYERTHTRKLADLRAMPLHKLLPFAAVVFVIAGLASMGMPGFSGFPAELTILVGTWKTKPLWALVAATGVLIAAAFTLRAIQVSFFGKTDATPASAPAHGHGAHAHEFPPITWAEKAGAILLIAAMVYLGLNPDALLDWIRPALESPLFRAALTGGAS
- a CDS encoding NADH-quinone oxidoreductase subunit N; amino-acid sequence: MNGLSYAELFRAFLPETALTLGALIVLGFDLATGRGKDTAARLRPAVFIGMLAIVAALYGSLQAGIDTTAFGGVFSLDRLTLAARLGVLLLAWLTLGLLNDVVTLRHPAEYVAVLLLATAGFTLMAGAQQLLVAFLALELASISLYVLAGWDKSSPQSAEAALKYFLFGAMSAAFLLFGFSLLYGATGSIDLPVIAIHISLQGMTPLVVVALAMIIVGFGYKAAAAPFHLWAPDAYQGAPASSAALIASASKLAGFALFLRLLWPGLGFTAGRISELPLVVGWTPMVALLALASLLVGNFGALAQSNVRRLLAYSAIAHAGAMLLGVVAAGRAGPGPVFYYAATYGLATVGCFGVVAIVERAGRCQDLTDLAGLYKRSPLLAGCLAVFVLSLAGVPPLAGFFGKFSVFASALKLSGLNGPTGWLTLAAIALSAVGLYYYLLILKQALVAAPKENATAKINVPVQAGLALLIASTLIVLFGLFPSKILQLFG
- a CDS encoding NADH-quinone oxidoreductase subunit M, translated to MNSLPLLSLIIFVPWAGALLLALLPKLPAGPTRLIALFVSLSTLALGTTVLSGFDPAAGLQFVEKHAWISALGVNYHLGVDGLSLVLVLLTGIIAPVALFGTIRIAKQPSLYAALFLFLQGAALGVFLALDFFPWFIFWELSLVPAFFLIKLWGGPGATRAAYQFVIYTIGGSAFMLMAFAALFAAAGTFDFVQLAALAKSGALAAKLAAVGGYWPHLVFLGVFLGLAVKVPLFPFHTWLPSAYAEAPTGASMFLTGVMSKMGVYGFLRILWPIFPADLHAAAPCLIWLAVAGVVLGAYAAIKQTDLKRMVAYSSVNHLSYCLLALFAVALAGKPGEASASALSGAILQMFNHGLSAAALFFCVGALESRAGGRRGLDDFGGVRTAAPVFAALCGISMFSSLGLPGLNGFVGEFLIFRGVFGLAPMTAAVSTLGLLATALFLLTFWQRVFHGPAKGAGTNFRELDTTEKLTLVPLIALMFVLGLLPQLLAGLFNPLVTTWVSHLP
- the nuoL gene encoding NADH-quinone oxidoreductase subunit L, with the translated sequence MTLSAQYLWLIPALPLASAAIGSLTPRKGRAIAAGAAILSMAAAFVVSCFALKGALAHPAAHQVYNFEWFDLGTGALRLGFLLDPLTAFMCAMVTFVGLLIFIFSTGYMKEDANFKQFFCFLSLFAAAMLGLLVANSLLLLFICWELVGLASYLLIGFWFHKPSAAAAAKKAFITTRIGDLGFLLGILWLQHAGGTLLFFDAGKGALESSVLQTLLGQQVCGGLALSTAIGLLIFCGAVGKSGQFPLHVWLPDAMEGPTPVSALIHAATMVAAGVFLIARVYPLMAIDQMLANVPVHALTVVAFIGAITALMGAVIAVAQNDIKRILAFSTVSQLGYMMLAIGVGSWTAAIFHLLTHAFFKALLFLGAGSVIHAAHHEQDIRALGGLSGKMRTTFYTFAIGTMSLVGVPLFFSGFWSKEAVLHAAHSWDVSHLPFYAALIGVVLTAFYNTRLMAEVFFGKPRSHASEQAHENGSAMTIPLIILATFALTLGFLGTPAYPWLQAILQGQHGAHFNFDHLFEGAGLMGASVVLVAVGIGAGCAIYARRPRADAAAADPIEKRFPGVFAALGARLGFDELYAATAFKANAALAAFSDWTDRYVWDGAVRLLAGLGEFTGVVNRDTDEQGLNGGFNSAAESLRATGIAYSKRQTGSAHGYLRTLVLGFVIVLLVVIFGGAR